Proteins from a single region of Sebastes umbrosus isolate fSebUmb1 chromosome 8, fSebUmb1.pri, whole genome shotgun sequence:
- the foxd5 gene encoding forkhead box protein D5 codes for MTLSSEFEASQHAEDEIDIVGEDEPTHGRLYRSECSTDPGSSEFDSSEPDSSGESETSFCADDAPETSRKAAASSQSSSVKPPYSYIALITMAILQSPVKKLTLSGICDFISNKFPYYRDKFPAWQNSIRHNLSLNDCFIKIPREPGNPGKGNYWSLDPASEDMFDNGSFLRRRKRFKRNQPELGKDGLVFYSNLNCYRAYGQPYHVSPTPAAPLRYMPPLQEGIMMPPSSYHIIPQTLKCSRPKDFREPAEPKTSSAKCSFSIDSIMSKPSPITPHNPLGFSHLMSGPAGACLVPTPLLQPPRTPFCSPAMLSTAEHLRLSYHHHC; via the coding sequence ATGACTCTCTCCAGTGAGTTTGAAGCTTCTCAACACGCCGAGGATGAGATTGACATAGTGGGCGAGGATGAGCCCACCCACGGGCGTTTGTATCGAAGTGAGTGCTCCACGGACCCCGGGTCCTCTGAGTTTGACTCCTCGGAGCCGGACTCTTCTGGTGAAAGCGAGACCAGTTTCTGCGCAGACGACGCACCAGAAACCAGCAGgaaagcagcagcatcatcccAGAGCAGCTCTGTGAAGCCTCCCTACTCCTACATCGCCCTCATCACCATGGCCATCCTGCAGAGCCCCGTGAAGAAGCTGACTCTCAGCGGCATCTGTGATTTCATCAGCAACAAGTTCCCTTACTACCGAGACAAGTTCCCGGCCTGGCAGAACAGCATCAGGCACAACCTGTCTCTCAACGACTGCTTCATCAAGATCCCCAGGGAGCCTGGGAACCCGGGTAAAGGCAACTACTGGTCTCTGGACCCGGCTTCCGAGGACATGTTCGACAACGGCAGCTTCCTCAGGAGGAGGAAGCGCTTCAAGAGGAACCAGCCGGAGCTGGGCAAAGACGGACTTGTGTTTTATTCCAACTTGAACTGCTACCGGGCCTACGGGCAACCATACCATGTGAGCCCAACGCCAGCTGCTCCTCTCCGGTACATGCCTCCTCTGCAGGAGGGCATCATGATGCCTCCATCTTCCTATCACATCATACCACAAACTTTGAAGTGCAGCAGGCCTAAAGACTTCAGAGAACCAGCTGAGCCAAAGACATCATCAGCAAAGTGCTCCTTCAGCATAGACAGCATCATGAGCAAACCCTCTCCCATCACTCCACACAATCCTCTTGGGTTCAGTCATCTTATGTCTGGTCCTGCTGGTGCATGTTTGGTTCCTACTCCTCTCCTGCAGCCTCCCAGGACTCCTTTCTGCTCTCCTGCCATGCTGAGCACTGCTGAGCACCTCAGACTCTCCTACCACCACCACTGCTGA